The DNA sequence NNNNNNNNNNNNNNNNNNNNNNNNNNNNNNNNNNNNNNNNNNNNNNNNNNNNNNNNNNNNNNNNNNNNNNNNNNNNNNNNNNNNNNNNNNNNNNNNNNNNNNNNNNNNNNNNNNNNNNNNNNNNNNNNNNNNNNNNNNNNNNNNNNNNNNNNNNNNNNNNNNNNNNNNNNNNNNNNNNNNNNNNNNNNNNNNNNNNNNNNNNNNNNNNNNNNNNNNNNNNNNNNNNNNNNNNNNNNNNNNNNNNNNNNNNNNNNNNNNNNNNNNNNNNNNNNNNNNNNNNNNNNNNNNNNNNNNNNNNNNNNNNNNNNNNNNNNNNNNNNNNNNNNNNNNNNNNNNNNNNNNNNNNNNNNNNGGGCCGATCCGTGTTCCCCCCCCCGTTACCTGGTACTCCCCTAAGCGGCCCCGAGCTTGGCCCCGCGCTCAGCACCGACCTCCCTGAGGCTGACGCCGCCTCTGCCCCCCCGCAGCCACCGCCTGGACCCGATGAGGATGGAGACCGGGGACGCCGCGTGCCCGAACCACGGCTCACTCTTCAAGGCcttccccccgcagccccgtgcCGGCCTGCGGGATGCACTCGGCCAGCCCGACGCCAAGGTTTGTCACCCGCCTCGTCCCCGTTCCCCCTTCGGGGCTCCCCCCTTCTCTCTGGGTCCTTTTGGGGTGCCCCAAGCGCCGCTCGGCCTCGCCCTGAGCATCCCGCTCACAGCTCTGGGCTCTGAGACGTAAAAAGGGTGGTTGGGACGGGAGAAGGGTGGCGAGGCTGGGAcgggggctggaggagagccCTAGGAGGCTCGCATCGTCCAGCCTGGGGGATGCGGGGCCGGGAGGAGACCCCACGGGGGTCGATGCCCTGCGCCTGCTTGCTCAGCGCCACGCTTCAGCGTCCGGGTGGCCCCGTGGAggccaaggggggggggggcgccgcgccttttgggggggggttccATGCAGCCGAGCCACTCCGTTCCACCCCGAACCCCGTGGGCGTACAAAGCCCCCCGCGGTGGTGACGCCCGGCGCACGGAACTGGGGCTTTGTCCTATCCCGGGATGAAAACGCCGCTCgtcttttcctctccttgttcAGACCGGGCCCGCAGCTGGCGGGGAGGGGATttcctggggcagggagggcgAGCGGCACCCCTACCGCGAGGCGCTGCCCTGCTGGGCCAGCGTATGCGACCGTTCCCTCCCTTTGGCAACCGAAGGGAGAGTTCAGAACCGTTAGTAAGAGGCCGTAACGGTTTGGAACCCgagcagggagagcagaagTCTCCCTGCGGGGGCTTTAAACCCACCTGGGGTTGAAATTTCCTGACGGAAAGCTGCCTTCTCTCCGTGCAGTTTTTACCCAACAAGATCGGCGGCTTCGCGTGCCCTGCCGGAAATGCCTCGTGCGCTCTCAATTACAGACCAGGTATGACGGTTTTCGGCCTcgggttgtgtttttttccgTTATTTTTTCACCCGttccttccccacagcagcGCGGGGACGAAGATGCGGCTCCTTACTCCCCtgtttctccccccccccgcagaAATCCCCAGCCCCGAGACCTACCGGACAGCGGGAGAGCCTCGAGGCTTTGTCTCCAGCGCCAACGGGCAGTGGAGGGGCTTGGTGCCCGCCCTGGGCTCTGCACCGCCGAAGCCCCGGGTGAGCCGCGGCTCCTACCTCGAGGCTCGCAAAATCCCCAGGTGCGTGCGGGGCCGCTCCGCGCCCGGCTCTGCCCGCGGGGTGGGAGTTTTCCCCTCGCAGCCTGCCGGTGTTGCTACAGAGCGAGTTCGGGGCGGGAATCGGCGGTGAGTTGCTGGGCCGCGGGCAGGGCTGGCCCGTTTTTGGTGCCTTTTGGTTGGTTTTCACTCACCCCGTGGTAAAGGGGCTTCCGAAGGGGTGCGTGGTGTGGGGtcacctctctctctcctggAAGATAACGTTGAGAGGCTGGCGCTGGGCCCGTGCAGGTGTCTTGCAAGCACCCTGACGGCGCCTTGAGGGCGGGGGAAGGTGGGATGCTGcaattttgggggggggggggacaaagAAGGGGTCGGGCTTTGACCGGCCGAGGGGACCCCTTCTGGCCGCTCTGCTGGAGGTGTTGgctgcacagcaggagcagcgcGGAGGCTTTGGCCTGCCGCAGCCTGGCGTGTCCCTGTGAGGCTCAGCGGGCGCGATGGAAGAGGGAAGCGGTGGTTTCGAGAGGAACCTCGGAGTTCTGGGAGCTCCCGGGTGGGAACGGGAGCAGTTACACCGTTGGGAGCCcgggagagaagcagcaagcgTCTGGTTTTGTGCCGAAAACGCTCCCGGTAGCTCCTTCGGTAGGGCGGTGCCTCCAGGCCAGCGCAAGTCTCTCTCCTCTGGAAAATCCCCGTAACGGAGAACGTTTGGTTGCGATGCGTAAAATCAAATGAAGCGGGAGGAATTCCCCGCCCTGGGATTTTTCATGGGCTGTCCGGTGAGCCCTGGGAGCGGGGAGAGGCAGGGTGAGGGGACAGCGTCTGCtcgtgtaaaaaaaaaaaagggggggacaAAAGGACGGTGTCTGCGCCTGGAGGCCGGGTTCAGCCATTTTGTGGACGCGGATGGAAGCGGGGAGCTGCGGGATCTGGCGGGAAGGTCTCGCCCGGGGTTTGCAGGCTGGGCTTCCCCGGCCTCGCAGTGCCACCTGCCGGCATCCAGCGCCGGCGGCAGCGCTCTCAGGTCGAGCTGAGCTTCGAGGCGGCGTTCTGTCTGCGTTCTCAAAGCTGGTTCCCGATCACGGCTGGGTAGCCTGGTCCCCGACGGATGCGGGGGACGGAGGAGAACGAGGTCTGAGGCTAAAAGAGGGGGGGCAGTGAAAGGAGCCCTCTTCTTCTCTCCTCGCAGCGGGCCGTCCAACAGCTTTGTGGGGAAGTCGAACCACCACTGCCATGCGTCGGCCTTCCCCATCAAGCCCGCTCAGAGCCCTTCCTGGAGCGGCCCGTGCCGCCGCAGCCTGCTCAGCCCAAAGAAAACGCCACGGCGGTTCATCAGCACGGCCGAGGAGGTAAAGGGGaaggccgggggggggcagaaACCGGCCTCAGGTCTGGGCTTCGGGTTGTGGTCAGCCGGATCGCGGCTGATGGGAGAACTCTTGAGGGTCTCTGGATGTGCTTGCAGCAGATTCCCACTTCCATGGGTAGCTGCGTGTGCCTGCTCCGTGTGCGTGGTGTCACTGAGGCACGTTGGCTAGagtgctctgctgcttttcctgcagaCTGTTCGGGAGGAAGAGCGAGAGATCTACAGGCAGCTGCTTCAGATGGTCACGGGAAAACAATTTTCCACATCCAAGCCTTCGTCGCTGTTCCCCTTCCATCTGTGAGTGTGTGAAGGGCTCTTCCCCAGCACGTGGTACCCCGGGGGTGCTCTGGGAACTTACTTTTTCCTGTTCCTAGGTCCAGGTGTTCAAATTCCAGTAAAACCATAGCGAAAGAAGCTCCCAGCAAGAACTCCAAGCTGTTTGAAGCTCACAGCGTCGCACCAGCCAGTTCCTCAACCAGCGTTCTTGGAGCACCGGAGCAGCCGTCGCACAAAGCTCCGCTCTACTCCCCACCCAGCTATTCCTCCGGTATCTTTGAGTCCCCTGActccacagcccagcagcaccaagAGAACGTACCAGCATCCAACGCGCAGTCTGAAGGTAAAAGCCAACAGCAGCCAAATGCGCGAGGCAAAGCcgctttttcccctccctctccatgtttgggcttctgcagcagctggggaagtcGGTGGTAATGGTGGGGATAACGGCGTTCCTTCATCTTCTTCTCTTTAGGGTCAGACTCTGTCATTTTGCTCAAGGTAAAGGATTCCAGAACCCCAGCTCCAAGGTAAGAGGCTGGAGATGGCATCCGGAGGGAACGGGGGGATGGAATTCCCTCGAAATTTTTTAGTTTCGCTGAGAGGTGAAATTGCAGAGTAGAAAGAAGGTGGCCGGGGGTTTCCCAAGACAGAGCAGTTTGCCGTGGACAGAGGAGCTGCGGGGTGGTGCCTTAACCTCCCTCTGCAGACCTGGCTGCAAAGCGCTGTCAGACCTGTCCGTAGCTCTCACCACGCTTGGAATAACGATAGCCTCAGATATTAACCCAAATCAGTTTTCAGGTAATGACCTTCCACGTACAGGAGAGCCCTTACACGTGTCCTTCTCCCCCTTTCTAGCCCCCCGTTCTTCCAGGCAGAACTGTGGATCAAAGAACTGTAAGTGGATGTTTTCTGCCTCGTTTTCCTGCCGCGAGCGTAGACGCGCGTAGAAATAAATACCGGTCTGCTCAAATAACCTCTGCTTCTCAGGACGAGCGTCTATGATTCGCGAGCTCGGGAGAGGTGGCGGCAGATTGAAGAACAGAAAGCTctggccctgcagctgcagagccaggtAAGAGGACGGTTGCTGAACGGACAGCCCGAGTCAGAACGTCAGACCGCAGCAGGCAGGGCGGGAacagaaaaatggcaaaaatccTTCAGCTCCGGTGTCTTTGCCGCTTCTCCTTGCCGTGGCAAGGCTCCCGGTAGCCCTGTGGCCGGGCTAAATGCTGCCGTAGCTTCCTCCCGAGCCCCGGAGAGGTGGCTCCCTTGGATGCTGTCTAATCAGAAGGCTTCTTCCGCAGCGGCTGCAGGAACACTCGGTGCAGGATCTGGTGGATTTGAATCTCCGGGTACCCCTCGAGAAGGAAATCCCCGTCACTGTGGTCccagaagagaaagaggatgCAAAATCAGCTGACGGGGAAGAGGAGTTCCCTGAAATCACCGAGGTAAATCTGCGTGGGCCTAGTGGACGGAATCAGCCGTGTGTGGGAGCTGTGAATA is a window from the Oxyura jamaicensis isolate SHBP4307 breed ruddy duck chromosome 33, BPBGC_Ojam_1.0, whole genome shotgun sequence genome containing:
- the SENP1 gene encoding sentrin-specific protease 1 gives rise to the protein MLAGRWRLEGRRWRRAEPAVVLRALYDYTYCAEDGRHVAMAAGEQFLLLRKANEDWWQVRRAGEPRWARPFFVPATYVAELDAGDVGRWNVQPSSLPAYTGLLSQYHSVENLCGPPPTPPQEAGVPVRPVGRSVSTSQLAGGALPAPPPLPQSQSQQERPAQGTGVTAPSLAPRSAPTSLRLTPPLPPRSHRLDPMRMETGDAACPNHGSLFKAFPPQPRAGLRDALGQPDAKFLPNKIGGFACPAGNASCALNYRPEIPSPETYRTAGEPRGFVSSANGQWRGLVPALGSAPPKPRVSRGSYLEARKIPSGPSNSFVGKSNHHCHASAFPIKPAQSPSWSGPCRRSLLSPKKTPRRFISTAEETVREEEREIYRQLLQMVTGKQFSTSKPSSLFPFHLSRCSNSSKTIAKEAPSKNSKLFEAHSVAPASSSTSVLGAPEQPSHKAPLYSPPSYSSGIFESPDSTAQQHQENVPASNAQSEGSDSVILLKVKDSRTPAPSPPFFQAELWIKELTSVYDSRARERWRQIEEQKALALQLQSQRLQEHSVQDLVDLNLRVPLEKEIPVTVVPEEKEDAKSADGEEEFPEITEEMEKEIKNVFRGGNQDEVLSEAFRLTITRKDIQTLNNLNWLNDEIINFYMNLLMERSKEKGLPTVHAFNTFFFTKLKTAGYQAVKRWTKKVDIFSVDLLLVPIHLGVHWCLAVVDFRKKTITYYDSMGGINSEACRILLQYLKQESLDKKRKEFDTNGWSLLSKKSQEIPQQMNGSDCGMFACKYADCITKDKPINFTQQHMPYFRKRMAWEILHRKLL